A portion of the Eubacterium maltosivorans genome contains these proteins:
- a CDS encoding V-type ATP synthase subunit D, translating to MAIKITPTKANLIKSKSSLAFSTKGYNLLDKKRTVLIQEIMKLVKQSEEIEQKITEIFKEAYIALQQVTISMGLNHVEEYALSIPQEEDFDVRTRSVMGVDIPEIVDNENKNKNFSLPYGFHENNPALDVAIEKFNEVKHLSYKLAEIESTAFKLSLEIKKTQKSANALDKIQIPKLKDQIKYIEESIEEKDREENFRIKKVKKHNQS from the coding sequence ATGGCCATTAAAATCACGCCGACTAAGGCAAATTTAATCAAGTCGAAGTCAAGCCTGGCCTTTTCAACCAAAGGGTATAACCTGCTCGATAAAAAGCGGACCGTTCTGATCCAGGAAATCATGAAGCTGGTCAAGCAGTCCGAGGAGATCGAACAGAAGATTACCGAAATTTTTAAGGAAGCTTACATAGCACTCCAGCAGGTAACCATCAGCATGGGCCTCAACCACGTTGAGGAATACGCTTTGTCCATCCCGCAGGAGGAAGACTTCGACGTGCGTACCCGAAGCGTTATGGGCGTCGATATTCCAGAGATTGTGGACAACGAGAACAAGAACAAAAACTTCAGCCTGCCCTATGGCTTCCATGAAAATAATCCGGCCCTGGATGTGGCCATCGAGAAGTTTAATGAGGTAAAGCACCTGTCCTATAAGCTGGCAGAAATCGAGAGTACAGCCTTCAAGCTGTCCCTCGAGATCAAAAAAACACAGAAAAGTGCCAACGCTCTGGATAAAATTCAGATACCAAAGCTTAAGGATCAAATTAAATACATTGAGGAAAGCATCGAAGAAAAGGACCGTGAGGAAAACTTCCGCATTAAAAAGGTCAAAAAACACAACCAATCATAA
- a CDS encoding 3D domain-containing protein — MSEFMSSHWKKLVGMIFLIVLTVAMGIACAFTMTKSIEVSLDENTGNGSVQTETLASQRQSQIGEVLKQKGYPVDSTDYTVSVPLDTKVKDVDNVSIKKNAKGTLNVDGNGHTYDSTADTVGDLLKDQNITLGASDIVVPSADTALTTEVKEIKIVRREEKEESRMEAIPFEVKQTVNPELEEGKQNIITAGVNGSKKITDKLVYEDGILVSQETVATQVVLEPVTEVIEVGSKVTTEVKQETHEEAIAFTSQKVENPELEQGKTNVKTAGVNGTARITENVTYENGKEITRDVVAKETIKEPVTEVVEVGTKAAEPAPTPTPEPTPEPTPEATQPETPAEQPAPTPEPTPAPAPEPTPAPGPEPEQPAEESNGIDLSNATHFTANCTAYVATGNATASGAWPTSGHTIAADLTNYPIGTRIYIPYFDTVFTVEDSGGAVKGNVIDIFFDSYAEAISFGRRNLDAYVLN; from the coding sequence ATGAGTGAATTTATGAGCAGTCATTGGAAAAAGCTCGTCGGTATGATTTTTCTGATCGTATTGACCGTTGCCATGGGCATCGCCTGTGCTTTTACCATGACTAAGAGCATTGAAGTATCACTGGACGAAAATACCGGAAACGGCAGCGTCCAGACCGAAACCCTGGCCAGTCAGCGCCAGTCCCAGATCGGTGAAGTACTCAAGCAGAAGGGCTATCCGGTGGATTCCACCGATTATACCGTCAGCGTTCCCCTTGATACCAAGGTGAAGGACGTCGACAATGTCAGCATCAAAAAGAACGCCAAGGGCACCTTAAACGTAGATGGCAATGGACATACCTATGATTCCACTGCCGATACCGTTGGCGACCTGTTAAAGGATCAGAACATCACCCTGGGCGCAAGCGACATTGTGGTCCCGTCGGCCGATACCGCCCTGACCACAGAGGTTAAAGAAATTAAAATCGTGCGCCGTGAGGAAAAAGAAGAAAGCCGCATGGAGGCCATTCCTTTTGAGGTTAAGCAAACAGTAAACCCAGAGCTTGAAGAAGGAAAGCAGAACATCATAACCGCCGGCGTAAACGGCAGTAAAAAGATTACCGATAAGCTCGTATACGAAGACGGTATACTGGTCAGCCAGGAAACCGTGGCGACCCAGGTCGTGCTTGAACCAGTGACCGAAGTCATTGAGGTCGGCAGCAAGGTAACCACCGAAGTAAAACAGGAAACCCATGAGGAGGCCATTGCCTTTACCAGTCAGAAGGTTGAAAATCCAGAGCTGGAACAGGGAAAAACCAACGTGAAAACCGCCGGTGTCAATGGCACGGCCCGGATCACTGAAAATGTCACCTACGAAAACGGCAAGGAAATTACCCGTGATGTCGTGGCGAAGGAAACCATCAAGGAACCCGTGACCGAGGTAGTCGAAGTTGGAACAAAAGCCGCTGAACCGGCGCCAACCCCCACACCAGAGCCGACGCCAGAACCTACCCCAGAAGCGACACAGCCGGAAACTCCCGCAGAACAGCCAGCGCCAACCCCGGAACCTACCCCGGCGCCAGCGCCAGAGCCCACCCCGGCACCCGGGCCTGAGCCCGAGCAGCCCGCGGAAGAAAGTAATGGGATTGATCTGAGTAATGCAACCCATTTTACCGCCAACTGTACCGCCTATGTGGCCACCGGTAATGCCACAGCCTCCGGCGCATGGCCCACATCCGGCCATACCATCGCAGCCGATCTGACCAATTATCCCATCGGCACCAGAATCTATATTCCGTATTTTGATACCGTATTTACCGTAGAAGACAGCGGCGGCGCCGTAAAAGGCAATGTCATTGATATCTTCTTCGACAGCTACGCCGAAGCCATCAGCTTTGGACGCCGGAATCTGGACGCTTATGTGTTAAATTAA
- a CDS encoding V-type ATP synthase subunit B → MQREYLKIDNINGPLILITDVEDVFYGEVVNIQDQATGEVKKGKVIKIDGTTITVQVFQSTAGLAAENSVTRFTGEAFKIPMSMDLMGRVFNGIGEPIDNGADIFSTVESNINGAPINPMSREYPRNFIQTGISAIDVLMTLIRGQKLPIFSGNGLSHNELAAQIVRQAKLSDDVDEQFAIVFAAIGVKHDDEKFFRKTFEEANVMDRVVMFVNYADDPVAERNTAPRCALTVAEYLAFQKDMHILVVMSDITAYCEGLREISSAREEVPSRKGYPGYMYSDLAALYERAGMLKSSRGSITFLPILTMPNDDITHPIPDLTGYITEGQIVLGRDLFQRSIYPPIDVLPSLSRLMKDGIGEGYTREDHQDLANQLFAAYSRVQEVRDLSQIMGEDDLSETDKLYMEFGRAFEDEFLSQDFDENRTIYESLDLGWKLLTILPVTELDRLSPKLIEKYLPKKNA, encoded by the coding sequence ATGCAAAGAGAATATCTAAAAATAGACAACATTAACGGGCCTCTTATTTTGATCACAGACGTTGAGGATGTTTTCTACGGTGAGGTGGTAAACATTCAGGACCAGGCCACCGGCGAGGTGAAAAAAGGGAAGGTCATCAAAATTGACGGCACGACCATCACCGTCCAGGTGTTCCAGTCCACCGCCGGCCTGGCCGCCGAAAACAGCGTCACCCGCTTTACCGGCGAGGCCTTTAAAATCCCAATGTCCATGGACCTCATGGGCCGCGTGTTCAACGGGATTGGAGAACCCATTGATAACGGTGCGGATATCTTCAGTACCGTTGAATCCAATATCAATGGTGCGCCCATCAACCCCATGAGCCGTGAATACCCGCGTAACTTTATTCAGACCGGTATTTCCGCCATCGACGTGCTGATGACCCTGATCCGTGGCCAGAAGCTGCCGATCTTCTCCGGAAACGGCCTGTCCCACAATGAGCTGGCCGCGCAGATCGTGCGCCAGGCCAAGCTGAGCGACGATGTGGACGAACAGTTCGCCATCGTGTTTGCCGCCATCGGCGTTAAGCACGACGATGAAAAGTTCTTCCGCAAAACCTTTGAGGAAGCCAACGTCATGGACCGGGTTGTCATGTTTGTCAACTACGCCGATGACCCGGTAGCCGAAAGAAACACCGCGCCGCGGTGCGCTCTGACCGTTGCCGAGTACCTGGCCTTCCAGAAGGATATGCATATTCTGGTCGTCATGAGCGATATTACCGCTTACTGCGAGGGCCTGCGTGAAATTTCGTCGGCCCGTGAAGAAGTACCAAGCCGTAAGGGCTACCCGGGCTACATGTACTCCGACCTGGCCGCGCTGTACGAACGCGCCGGCATGTTAAAGAGCAGCAGGGGTTCCATTACCTTCCTGCCCATCCTGACCATGCCGAATGATGATATCACCCATCCCATCCCTGACTTAACCGGTTATATAACCGAGGGCCAGATTGTACTGGGACGTGACCTGTTCCAGCGGAGCATCTATCCGCCGATCGACGTCCTGCCATCCCTCTCCCGTCTGATGAAGGACGGTATCGGGGAAGGCTACACCCGTGAAGACCATCAGGACCTGGCCAATCAGCTGTTTGCCGCTTATTCCAGAGTGCAGGAAGTCCGTGACCTCTCCCAGATCATGGGTGAGGACGACCTATCCGAAACCGATAAGCTGTACATGGAATTTGGCCGTGCCTTTGAAGATGAATTCCTGAGTCAGGATTTTGATGAAAACCGGACCATCTATGAAAGCCTGGATCTTGGCTGGAAGCTGTTAACCATCCTGCCAGTCACCGAACTTGACCGTCTGAGTCCAAAACTGATCGAAAAATATCTGCCAAAGAAGAATGCGTAG
- a CDS encoding V-type ATP synthase subunit I: MAIENVMMMNVVGKINYVDRFAKDIFLFNDIQIVDAMNEIDTGRFTLPVCEENIGELLGFAQLVPGENMVDEKIFVQKVQKLNELYDNKLTLDTKALSKKEYDLGEILEKADRFQNYLDTEFENLGKAREELKRVNTSIEAYEYIKNIDVKMEDLNNMEYFTYTIGSVSKDNAARLKSIYNTVTSIVFHVGDTSQNEEVFMIISPKDFEVETNRILKALNFKLVEGYDDAYIKAPGDILADLGLEKVKLEKIISENETLLEKHRNENKVEAEEVFNVLTLYANLNIIKKYMAFSEENFYFSGWVSKKDRAALEKIAAQYDNMIVMFTDPDAANKPPTKMKNNWVFRPFETLVKMYGVPAYNELDPTPFLSITYLFCFGYMFGDVGQGLVLLLAGYIFGKRGVELGHVIARMACSSIIFGFIYGSIFGNESILPTLWVRPFENINTVLLTAVVLGVVMLFVAYLYSIINKLRAGDIKEGLFGKNGIAGFVLYISILLCALCATGIIPGGSAFTPFLAVLAVALVILVLLREPIANTIRKRKLYDTSAGDYYVESGFELFEMLLAMLSNTLSFIRVGAFALTHVGLFMAFETLATMVGGGFGGVIVLIIGNVLIIVLEGLIDFIQCLRLQFYELFSKYYTGDGEEFVPLSSEIRNTL; encoded by the coding sequence ATGGCTATAGAAAATGTTATGATGATGAACGTTGTAGGCAAAATAAACTACGTCGACCGTTTCGCTAAAGACATTTTTCTTTTCAATGATATCCAGATTGTTGATGCCATGAACGAAATTGATACCGGGCGTTTTACTTTGCCAGTCTGCGAAGAAAACATCGGTGAGCTGCTGGGATTTGCCCAGCTCGTTCCTGGTGAAAACATGGTGGATGAGAAGATTTTTGTACAGAAAGTGCAAAAATTAAATGAGCTTTACGACAATAAGCTGACCCTGGATACAAAAGCCCTGTCCAAAAAGGAATATGACCTTGGTGAAATCCTTGAAAAAGCCGATCGTTTCCAAAACTATCTGGATACGGAATTTGAAAATCTTGGAAAAGCGCGGGAAGAACTAAAAAGAGTTAACACGAGTATCGAAGCCTACGAATACATCAAAAATATTGATGTGAAAATGGAAGACTTAAATAACATGGAATACTTTACCTATACCATCGGCTCTGTCTCTAAAGACAACGCGGCCCGGTTAAAGAGTATTTACAACACGGTTACTTCCATTGTGTTCCACGTCGGGGACACCAGCCAGAATGAAGAAGTTTTTATGATTATTTCACCTAAGGATTTTGAGGTGGAAACCAACCGTATTTTAAAAGCGCTGAACTTTAAACTGGTTGAAGGTTACGACGATGCTTATATAAAAGCACCAGGCGACATTTTGGCAGATCTGGGCCTTGAAAAAGTAAAACTGGAAAAAATAATTTCTGAAAATGAAACGCTGCTTGAAAAGCACCGTAATGAAAATAAAGTGGAAGCAGAAGAAGTTTTCAATGTGCTCACACTTTACGCAAACTTGAATATCATTAAAAAGTACATGGCTTTCAGTGAGGAAAACTTCTATTTTTCCGGATGGGTCTCCAAAAAAGACAGAGCGGCCCTGGAAAAGATCGCTGCGCAGTATGACAATATGATTGTCATGTTCACCGATCCCGATGCCGCTAACAAACCGCCGACAAAAATGAAAAACAACTGGGTTTTCAGGCCCTTTGAGACACTGGTAAAAATGTACGGGGTGCCAGCATATAACGAGTTAGATCCCACCCCATTTCTCAGTATCACATATTTATTTTGCTTTGGATATATGTTTGGGGATGTAGGCCAAGGTCTTGTCCTATTACTGGCCGGCTATATCTTTGGCAAACGGGGAGTAGAATTGGGGCATGTTATTGCACGAATGGCATGCAGTTCCATTATTTTTGGCTTCATATACGGAAGTATATTTGGTAATGAGTCGATTCTGCCGACACTTTGGGTCAGACCCTTTGAAAACATCAATACGGTGCTTTTGACGGCAGTTGTGCTCGGTGTGGTGATGCTGTTTGTTGCTTATCTGTACAGCATTATCAACAAGCTGCGAGCGGGGGACATTAAAGAAGGACTCTTCGGCAAAAATGGTATTGCCGGCTTTGTCCTTTACATCAGCATCTTGTTGTGCGCGCTCTGCGCTACGGGGATTATCCCGGGCGGCAGTGCCTTTACACCGTTTTTGGCAGTTCTTGCAGTCGCTTTGGTCATCTTGGTGCTTCTGCGTGAGCCTATTGCCAATACCATCAGAAAAAGAAAATTGTACGATACATCTGCAGGGGATTATTATGTGGAAAGCGGCTTTGAGCTTTTTGAAATGCTGCTGGCCATGCTCAGCAACACCCTGTCGTTTATCAGAGTCGGGGCCTTTGCGCTGACTCACGTTGGACTGTTTATGGCATTTGAAACCCTGGCCACCATGGTGGGCGGCGGTTTTGGCGGTGTGATTGTTCTGATCATCGGTAATGTTTTAATCATTGTGCTGGAAGGTCTGATCGACTTTATCCAGTGCCTGAGATTACAGTTCTATGAACTGTTCAGTAAATATTACACAGGCGACGGGGAGGAATTTGTTCCTCTGAGCAGTGAAATCAGAAACACACTTTAA
- a CDS encoding V-type ATP synthase subunit A — MSNEVKNEVKGVISGINGPVVTGTNMTAFQMREMVMVGRKKLIGEVIVLDGDIGTIQVYEETEGLMPGEEILSTGMPLSVKLGPGMLKNMFDGIQRPLEKIQEISPVFIPEGIGLMSIDEEKLWDYKARLSVGDTVKPGQVFGTVQETLMIEHRLMVPPNVKGTVVEAREDGSYNIETALVVVEDDRKRRHALKMYQEWPVRTPRPARFRREPEKPLVTGQRIIDFFFPIAKGGTAAIPGGFGTGKTTTQHQLAKWSDADIIIYIGCGERGNEMTEVIEDFPGLIDPKSGESIMERTVMIANTSNMPVAAREASIYTGITMAEYFRDMGYDVAMMADSTSRWAEALREISGRLEEMPAEEGYPAYLSSRIAEFYERAGSVDTLCGEEGSISIVGAVSPAGGDFSEPVTENTKRYVNTFLALDKNLAYARHYPAINWMESYSGYVKLLTDWYEDNVAEDSIQLRNKMLDLLFQENKLQEMVMLIGEDALPDDQRWVLNIAKLIRVGFLQQNTFDDTDTYVPLEKQYRMLKVMDYLYEKGLAGLKQGIPTSVLYNEKIFDDVIKMKYNIPNDDFSGIDVLRQDIDEYYDDLMRRYQD, encoded by the coding sequence TTGAGTAATGAAGTAAAGAATGAAGTAAAAGGCGTTATTTCAGGCATCAACGGACCCGTTGTAACAGGGACCAACATGACCGCCTTCCAAATGCGTGAAATGGTCATGGTCGGCAGAAAAAAGCTGATCGGCGAAGTCATTGTCCTGGACGGCGACATTGGAACTATTCAGGTATATGAAGAAACCGAAGGCCTGATGCCCGGCGAGGAAATCCTGTCAACCGGCATGCCTTTAAGCGTAAAGCTTGGACCGGGGATGCTTAAAAATATGTTCGATGGTATCCAAAGGCCCCTGGAAAAAATACAGGAGATCTCACCGGTGTTTATCCCGGAAGGGATCGGCCTGATGTCCATTGACGAAGAAAAACTGTGGGATTATAAAGCCCGGCTGAGTGTTGGCGATACCGTTAAACCCGGACAGGTCTTTGGGACCGTTCAGGAAACCCTGATGATCGAGCACCGCCTCATGGTGCCGCCGAACGTAAAGGGAACCGTGGTGGAAGCCAGAGAAGACGGCAGCTATAATATCGAAACGGCGTTAGTCGTGGTTGAGGATGACCGAAAAAGACGGCATGCGCTCAAAATGTACCAGGAATGGCCGGTAAGAACACCGCGTCCTGCCAGGTTCAGAAGAGAGCCGGAAAAACCACTGGTCACCGGCCAGCGTATCATTGACTTTTTCTTCCCCATTGCCAAGGGCGGCACAGCAGCCATCCCGGGGGGCTTCGGAACCGGTAAAACCACCACCCAGCATCAGCTGGCAAAATGGTCCGATGCGGATATTATCATCTACATTGGCTGTGGCGAGCGTGGGAATGAAATGACCGAGGTTATCGAAGATTTCCCAGGCCTCATCGACCCGAAATCCGGCGAGTCCATCATGGAGCGTACGGTTATGATCGCCAATACCTCCAACATGCCCGTTGCGGCCCGTGAAGCCAGTATCTATACCGGTATCACCATGGCCGAATATTTCAGAGATATGGGCTATGACGTGGCCATGATGGCTGACTCCACCTCCCGCTGGGCAGAAGCCCTGCGTGAAATCTCCGGACGTCTGGAAGAAATGCCGGCGGAAGAAGGCTATCCGGCCTACCTGTCCTCCCGTATCGCAGAGTTCTACGAACGTGCAGGCTCTGTGGACACCTTGTGCGGGGAAGAGGGCTCCATCAGTATTGTCGGGGCCGTATCACCGGCCGGCGGGGACTTCTCAGAGCCCGTTACCGAAAATACCAAGCGTTATGTCAACACCTTCCTGGCGCTGGATAAGAACCTGGCCTATGCCCGTCACTATCCGGCCATCAACTGGATGGAAAGCTACTCCGGTTATGTGAAGCTGCTGACCGACTGGTATGAAGACAACGTGGCCGAGGACAGTATCCAGCTGCGTAACAAAATGCTGGATCTGCTTTTCCAGGAAAACAAGCTCCAGGAAATGGTCATGCTCATCGGTGAAGACGCACTGCCGGACGACCAGCGCTGGGTGTTAAACATCGCCAAGCTCATCCGGGTCGGCTTCCTACAGCAGAACACCTTTGACGATACCGACACCTATGTACCGCTTGAAAAACAGTACCGTATGTTAAAGGTTATGGATTATCTCTATGAAAAAGGCCTGGCAGGCCTGAAGCAGGGGATACCAACCTCGGTGCTTTACAATGAAAAAATCTTTGATGACGTCATCAAGATGAAATACAATATTCCGAATGATGATTTCAGTGGGATTGATGTCCTGAGACAGGATATTGATGAATACTACGACGATCTCATGCGCAGATATCAGGATTAA
- a CDS encoding V-type ATP synthase subunit F, translating to MKSFVISENRDSYLGMKLAGIEGAYVRDQETIESTFKEALKNKEIGIIFLTEKAYLMIEDLVLDTKKKVLFPLITVIPDRYGYQREQGIITQYIKESVGL from the coding sequence ATGAAATCTTTTGTGATCAGCGAAAATCGTGATTCCTATTTAGGCATGAAATTAGCTGGAATCGAAGGCGCCTACGTCAGAGATCAGGAAACCATTGAAAGTACGTTTAAAGAAGCTCTGAAGAATAAGGAAATCGGCATTATCTTTCTAACCGAAAAGGCTTATTTAATGATCGAAGATCTCGTACTGGATACCAAAAAAAAGGTTCTCTTCCCTTTGATCACGGTCATACCTGACCGCTATGGTTATCAGAGAGAACAGGGAATCATCACCCAATATATTAAAGAATCCGTAGGATTGTAA
- a CDS encoding V-type ATP synthase subunit E: MISVEEKLGVFTQYLLRKQREWGKQTINTAKDKKLEMVKASGEKIKEEKRSIEERGYHVIFRDKNKIIAQGKNTAKTELLEEKSRILEDFKQAVLDEARNYVGTEIYRGYLVKCLEKVPNILRDRKDIIIFVNDPDSAFVKQNASRVLPDYTITFDALPAGTIGGIVVRDTDNRINCDFTVENLVRTNYKLIGMRLNEVMEKQVG; encoded by the coding sequence ATGATATCAGTTGAAGAAAAACTTGGTGTCTTTACACAATATCTCCTAAGGAAACAACGCGAATGGGGCAAGCAGACCATCAATACAGCAAAGGATAAAAAGCTGGAAATGGTGAAGGCTTCTGGTGAAAAAATCAAGGAAGAAAAACGCAGTATCGAAGAACGCGGTTACCACGTTATTTTCCGTGATAAGAATAAAATTATCGCTCAGGGTAAAAACACTGCAAAAACAGAGCTTTTAGAAGAAAAAAGCCGTATTTTGGAGGATTTTAAACAGGCGGTGCTGGATGAAGCCAGAAATTATGTCGGCACAGAAATCTATCGCGGTTACCTTGTAAAATGTCTGGAAAAGGTTCCGAACATTTTGAGAGACCGCAAAGATATTATTATTTTTGTAAATGACCCGGACAGTGCGTTTGTCAAACAAAACGCCTCGAGGGTTCTGCCCGATTACACCATCACATTTGATGCGTTACCTGCAGGCACCATTGGAGGCATTGTAGTCAGAGACACAGACAACCGTATTAACTGCGATTTTACCGTCGAGAACCTTGTACGCACCAATTACAAGCTCATCGGTATGCGCTTGAACGAAGTAATGGAAAAGCAGGTGGGTTAA
- a CDS encoding zinc ribbon domain-containing protein: MSAGYAITTYKIQLNYKHLDWFKQTQALFDDVLAFYYQLLEKQPEALSLTNQNLLRHLELQTIKQRDGTLPETPLPFEKIPLYFRRAAINAAISMYRSYTSKLRDWEAGQEKQMENEELRVENSGTESQSDSGLNQIGKADLFQHSPLKKGRPSRPRRLHMSMLYYKGMYKDFDEKSIMLKLYTGKAWAWVKHRTTGRPFPENAELMSPAIVIKKKKVMLHIPVKEIVEDSRTAKERVKQNEKFVAVALTGSDTLAVCTTIQADGRATAPYFIKGGKALAHRRKLLLGYTKRGKSNQKAKGILLQNSPLSILNSPLKETGGYVGRENEKYYQKITRVTDHYAHEVSREIVDYALKQGAKLIVLPELKESFDQAKKPYLGKTPYDFIGRRIARYVQYKAWQKGLVAMTSKPYYASTRCCHCGAPIAKHNTEYQNPSANFYGGKNFVCKEGHRGSTALNSARNLGKGFYERFYAGAA; the protein is encoded by the coding sequence ATGAGTGCGGGATACGCCATCACGACGTACAAAATACAGCTGAATTACAAGCATTTAGACTGGTTTAAGCAAACCCAGGCCCTCTTTGACGACGTCCTGGCATTCTATTACCAGCTTCTCGAGAAACAGCCCGAAGCCCTCAGCCTCACCAACCAAAATTTACTGCGCCATTTAGAACTGCAGACCATAAAACAGCGGGACGGCACTTTGCCCGAAACACCCTTGCCCTTTGAGAAAATCCCATTGTATTTCCGGCGCGCGGCCATCAATGCCGCCATCAGCATGTACCGGAGTTACACAAGCAAGCTCAGGGACTGGGAAGCGGGTCAAGAAAAACAAATGGAGAATGAAGAATTGAGAGTTGAGAATTCAGGAACAGAATCGCAAAGCGATTCTGGATTGAATCAAATCGGCAAAGCCGATTTGTTCCAACATTCTCCATTGAAAAAAGGCCGGCCCTCCAGGCCGCGCCGTCTCCACATGTCCATGCTCTACTACAAAGGCATGTACAAAGACTTTGACGAAAAAAGCATCATGCTCAAGCTCTACACCGGCAAAGCCTGGGCCTGGGTCAAGCACCGGACTACGGGCAGACCCTTTCCAGAAAATGCCGAGCTTATGAGCCCAGCCATTGTCATCAAAAAGAAAAAAGTCATGCTCCACATCCCCGTTAAAGAGATCGTGGAAGACAGCCGGACCGCCAAAGAGCGCGTAAAACAAAACGAAAAGTTTGTCGCCGTGGCCTTAACCGGTTCCGACACCTTAGCCGTTTGTACCACCATACAAGCAGACGGTCGCGCCACCGCCCCATATTTCATCAAGGGCGGAAAAGCACTGGCCCACCGTAGGAAGCTGCTTTTAGGGTATACCAAACGCGGAAAATCCAATCAAAAGGCCAAAGGCATTTTGCTCCAGAATTCTCCATTGTCCATTCTCAATTCTCCATTGAAAGAGACTGGAGGTTATGTCGGTAGAGAAAATGAAAAATATTATCAAAAGATCACCCGCGTCACCGACCACTATGCTCACGAGGTATCACGTGAAATTGTCGATTACGCCCTCAAACAAGGCGCAAAACTCATCGTCCTGCCCGAGCTCAAAGAAAGCTTCGATCAGGCGAAAAAGCCCTACCTGGGCAAAACCCCCTATGACTTTATCGGAAGGCGCATCGCCCGCTACGTCCAGTACAAAGCCTGGCAGAAAGGCCTGGTCGCCATGACCAGCAAGCCCTACTACGCCAGCACCCGGTGCTGCCACTGCGGCGCCCCCATTGCCAAGCACAACACCGAGTACCAGAACCCCAGCGCCAACTTCTACGGCGGCAAGAACTTCGTCTGTAAAGAAGGCCACCGGGGGAGCACAGCGCTGAACAGTGCGAGGAATCTGGGGAAAGGGTTTTATGAGCGGTTTTATGCGGGCGCTGCCTGA
- a CDS encoding ATP synthase subunit C yields the protein MSILTIITILAGLLVLATIAGGVYFIYKDCTSEQSRLKKFLRFNLAGFIPTMAAALIMFAPSAVAAATNPAGMSDAGLGYIGAALSTGLACVGAGYAVGVVGSAALGAVSENEKILGKTLIYVGLAEGVAIYGLIISIMIIGSL from the coding sequence ATGAGTATTTTAACAATTATTACAATTTTAGCTGGTCTTTTAGTTCTGGCAACCATTGCCGGTGGTGTTTATTTTATTTATAAGGACTGCACCTCTGAACAGAGCCGTCTGAAAAAGTTTTTAAGATTTAATTTAGCCGGATTTATCCCGACGATGGCTGCTGCTTTAATTATGTTTGCTCCATCTGCTGTTGCTGCCGCTACCAATCCTGCCGGCATGTCTGACGCGGGCCTGGGTTACATTGGCGCCGCATTATCGACTGGTTTAGCCTGTGTGGGTGCAGGTTACGCTGTTGGTGTCGTTGGTTCTGCCGCTCTTGGCGCTGTATCCGAAAATGAAAAGATTCTTGGTAAAACTCTGATCTACGTAGGCCTGGCTGAAGGGGTTGCCATTTACGGATTAATTATCTCGATCATGATCATCGGTAGTCTCTAA